In Oncorhynchus nerka isolate Pitt River linkage group LG26, Oner_Uvic_2.0, whole genome shotgun sequence, one DNA window encodes the following:
- the LOC115117604 gene encoding transcription factor MafG-like — protein sequence MTTTNKGNKALKVKKEPGENGTSLTDDELVTMSVRELNAHLRGLTKDEILQLKQRRRTLKNRGYAASCRVKRVTQKEELEKQKTALQLEVDKLATENATMKVELDSLRSKYEALQSFARTVARSPAVALTPGGRGVMGPLVPGKVATATSVITIIKSKTGARS from the exons ATGACTACTACAAACAAGGGAAACAAAGCCTTGAAG GTGAAGAAGGAGCCAGGGGAGAATGGGACCAGCCTCACGGACGACGAACTGGTGACCATGTCTGTCCGGGAGCTCAACGCTCACCTCCGCGGCCTCACCAAGGACGAAATCCTGCAGCTCAAGCAGCGGCGGCGCACCCTGAAGAACCGTGGCTACGCCGCCAGCTGCCGCGTCAAGCGGGTCACCCAGAAGGAGGAGCTAGAGAAGCAGAAGACGGCGCTGCAGCTGGAGGTGGACAAGCTGGCCACAGAGAACGCCACCatgaaggtggagctggactcgCTGCGCTCCAAGTACGAGGCCCTGCAGAGCTTCGCCAGGACTGTGGCGCGCAGCCCGGCCGTAGCCTTAACCCCAGGGGGTCGGGGGGTCATGGGGCCCCTGGTCCCTGGGAAGGTGGCCACGGCCACCAGCGTCATCACCATCATCAAGTCCAAGACGGGAGCCAGGTCGTAG